In a single window of the Rhodopirellula bahusiensis genome:
- a CDS encoding DUF1559 domain-containing protein: MTFSRPPIAHRLSRGFTLVELLVVIAIIGVLVGLLLPAVQSAREAARRMSCSNNFKQIGLGLHNYESAYNRLPMNAGGTKSGGSGPNNSLWLSWTIGVLPFIEQQGLWEQISNPYGFERDRVTPITPPYPSMGPPPWEEFYAPWLTQVQTYRCPSDPAQIVAGKVAFSNYAACAGDAIKEQHHSGIWHDGRTGSEGGWSSWSVENVGRWGRGAFHARHFTRFRDFQDGLSNTIMCGENAADIGQQREVITTCLIDGDVERRSPNYYETSGALDPDRPGYWAESATLDNNLNHGRGRRWSDGRPQSSVIVTIRPPNSYNVVENHGSRGLLSASSRHAGGVHVLMGDGAVKFITESIDSGDQTHVPYGEPNPGSTDLGAGRASPYGVWGALGTKASREVISEEF; encoded by the coding sequence ATGACCTTTTCCCGGCCACCGATTGCACACAGATTGTCGAGAGGTTTCACGCTCGTCGAACTTCTCGTCGTGATTGCAATCATCGGTGTCTTAGTCGGCTTGTTGCTCCCGGCCGTCCAGTCCGCTCGCGAGGCGGCTCGACGAATGAGTTGCAGCAACAACTTCAAACAGATCGGACTCGGACTTCACAACTACGAGTCCGCATACAACCGCTTGCCAATGAATGCTGGCGGAACGAAATCAGGCGGCTCCGGCCCCAACAACTCACTTTGGTTGAGCTGGACCATCGGCGTGCTTCCGTTCATTGAACAACAAGGTTTGTGGGAGCAGATCAGCAATCCCTACGGCTTTGAACGAGACCGAGTCACACCAATCACTCCTCCCTACCCTTCGATGGGACCTCCACCATGGGAGGAGTTCTATGCACCTTGGTTGACCCAGGTTCAAACGTATCGCTGCCCCAGCGACCCGGCTCAAATCGTTGCCGGCAAGGTTGCCTTCAGCAACTACGCCGCCTGTGCTGGCGATGCAATCAAAGAACAGCATCACTCCGGTATCTGGCACGATGGACGCACTGGATCGGAAGGCGGCTGGTCTTCGTGGTCGGTGGAGAACGTCGGGCGTTGGGGCCGAGGAGCATTTCACGCTCGGCACTTCACTCGTTTTCGCGATTTCCAAGATGGATTGAGCAACACGATCATGTGTGGTGAAAACGCTGCGGACATCGGACAACAGCGTGAGGTCATCACCACTTGCTTGATCGATGGTGATGTCGAACGCCGTTCACCCAACTATTACGAGACCTCCGGTGCGTTGGATCCCGACCGACCTGGTTACTGGGCCGAGTCCGCCACGTTGGACAACAACCTGAATCACGGTCGTGGTCGTCGTTGGTCCGATGGCCGTCCTCAGTCGTCGGTGATCGTGACCATCCGTCCGCCAAACAGTTACAACGTGGTCGAAAACCACGGCAGTCGTGGTTTGCTGAGTGCATCCAGTCGACACGCCGGCGGTGTCCACGTGCTGATGGGTGACGGTGCGGTGAAGTTCATCACTGAATCGATTGATTCCGGTGACCAAACTCATGTGCCATACGGCGAGCCCAATCCGGGATCCACGGACCTGGGCGCTGGTCGCGCAAGCCCATACGGTGTTTGGGGAGCTCTCGGCACCAAGGCATCTCGTGAAGTCATTAGCGAAGAATTCTAA
- a CDS encoding FG-GAP-like repeat-containing protein, with protein sequence MSFQRCCLLSCFVMAILGCSHESSSDLATNDTTIQPDTSTKQTLSQNDRSKKTTATLTLEDDLDQAANLIAAKRLAEAQSLLKRCFVTDPENLRALELSGDLLWVGNQPDEAIAMYRSMLDLPSDAPRPLYSKTIDACLQNGRPFTAVEILKQAIDAYPKHTQFHYDIAGISAAIGVVDESIPSLKTLIRHGLEDVETLVIASNPDRVKPDWEYLYELVRRYPGSEELQLGLASIDFSNLRYGDAAEKLELLLDRQPNFDKARLLHGRCLVEMNDGEKLQEWLTKLPDHLRDNAMYWYVAGRWAQSQQNYPQACHAFWSALNHDPTHFRAMTDLHQSLLQTDRTEEARKVAEVVELETQLRSQLDDFFAAEQNSQRISLAVAETLQQLGRQWEADAWARMGVKMTNEPIANSVAKLKAIRDRLTVKTPWQKPSMNLASSIDLSTMPTLEWEFSNTQNRSIKQRSQRPPVLANQAIKMGYEHTSIPGLEIGKHGFWIYQALGGGISIVDFDLDGWPDLASAVLDGKPLKRESSPNELHRNLNGKFVSCCSEAGYNDIGFGQGIAVGDVNGDGFPDLYDSNIGESRYYQNNGDGTFTDLTEQLGISGSRWATSVVIADFDSDGNADIFETCYCGGTDPYTEHCGGDSEVVTCSPLKFDAESDVLWRGQATLGVTNSSDQLGPVAAPGRGLGLVTGFLDEAPGLDCYVANDMSANHLWSASSSNSKKLLREQGTIRGLGLSGISKAQASMGIAAADPDHDGDIDFYVTHFTTDYNTFYEQVAPGSWVDRTVQKGLLDPTMRLLGFGTQWVDLGNRNSLQLFVANGHVNQVEQSAEAFRMPPQLFDQDADGRWNQLDADQMGQYFQSSHLGRAVAIADLNRDHRNDLAVSHVDTPNALLINESPDVGSAIRFYLKATQSHRDAIGAKVSLTLNGHEHVYQLLAGNGFMCANECCLHVGLGDEAIATNVTVTWPSGKTQPLGNLDADRDYLLIEDQSAFEIADQVAHGAAPVGAVETE encoded by the coding sequence ATGAGTTTTCAACGTTGTTGTTTGTTGAGCTGTTTCGTGATGGCGATCTTGGGCTGCTCTCACGAATCCAGTTCTGATTTGGCGACAAACGATACAACGATCCAGCCCGACACCTCGACCAAACAAACACTCAGTCAGAATGATCGTTCCAAAAAGACGACTGCAACGTTGACTCTCGAAGATGATCTGGACCAAGCCGCGAACCTGATCGCTGCCAAGCGTTTGGCCGAGGCACAAAGCTTGCTCAAACGATGCTTCGTCACCGACCCGGAAAATCTTCGAGCACTTGAACTCAGCGGTGATCTGCTTTGGGTCGGCAACCAACCCGACGAAGCCATCGCAATGTACCGGTCGATGCTGGACCTTCCGTCCGATGCTCCTCGGCCTCTCTACAGCAAGACCATCGACGCTTGCCTGCAAAATGGCCGTCCGTTCACCGCGGTCGAAATTCTGAAGCAAGCCATCGACGCTTACCCCAAACACACACAATTTCACTATGACATCGCCGGAATTTCAGCGGCGATCGGTGTGGTGGATGAATCAATCCCGTCGCTCAAGACATTGATCCGGCACGGACTGGAGGATGTCGAAACCCTCGTCATCGCGTCCAACCCCGACCGAGTCAAACCGGACTGGGAGTATCTGTATGAGCTCGTCCGTCGTTATCCGGGGAGCGAAGAATTGCAACTCGGTTTGGCATCGATCGACTTTTCCAACCTTCGCTACGGTGATGCCGCTGAAAAACTTGAGTTGTTGCTTGATCGCCAACCGAACTTCGACAAAGCTCGGCTGCTGCACGGAAGGTGCTTGGTCGAAATGAACGACGGAGAAAAACTGCAGGAATGGCTCACGAAACTGCCCGATCACCTTCGAGACAATGCGATGTATTGGTACGTCGCGGGCCGCTGGGCACAAAGCCAACAAAACTACCCGCAAGCCTGCCACGCCTTTTGGTCGGCATTGAATCACGACCCCACGCACTTTCGTGCGATGACGGATTTGCACCAATCCCTACTGCAAACCGATCGCACCGAAGAAGCGAGGAAAGTTGCGGAAGTGGTCGAACTGGAAACACAACTTCGAAGCCAGCTCGATGACTTCTTCGCCGCCGAACAAAATTCGCAGCGCATCTCACTTGCGGTGGCTGAAACGCTTCAGCAACTTGGGCGGCAATGGGAAGCAGACGCTTGGGCCCGGATGGGCGTCAAGATGACGAACGAACCCATTGCGAATTCGGTTGCGAAGCTGAAGGCCATTCGGGATCGACTCACTGTCAAAACGCCTTGGCAGAAGCCGTCGATGAATCTCGCAAGCAGCATCGATCTTTCTACCATGCCGACGCTGGAATGGGAGTTCAGCAACACGCAGAACAGGTCGATCAAGCAGCGTTCCCAACGGCCACCGGTGTTGGCTAATCAAGCTATCAAAATGGGTTACGAGCACACATCCATCCCTGGGCTAGAAATTGGGAAGCATGGATTCTGGATCTACCAAGCCCTCGGTGGTGGCATCTCGATCGTCGACTTCGACTTAGATGGTTGGCCTGATTTGGCTTCCGCGGTCTTGGATGGGAAACCGCTAAAGCGTGAGTCGTCGCCCAATGAACTGCACCGAAACCTGAACGGCAAGTTCGTTTCCTGTTGTTCCGAGGCCGGGTACAACGACATTGGTTTTGGACAAGGGATCGCGGTTGGCGATGTCAACGGCGATGGTTTCCCTGATCTTTACGATTCCAACATCGGCGAAAGCCGGTACTACCAGAACAACGGCGATGGCACCTTCACCGACCTGACGGAACAGCTCGGTATCTCGGGAAGCCGTTGGGCCACGTCGGTCGTGATCGCGGATTTTGATTCCGACGGGAACGCTGACATTTTTGAAACGTGCTACTGCGGCGGGACCGATCCCTACACCGAGCACTGTGGTGGCGACAGCGAAGTGGTGACGTGTTCGCCGCTCAAATTCGATGCCGAATCAGATGTGCTGTGGCGTGGACAAGCCACACTCGGTGTCACCAACTCGAGTGATCAACTGGGCCCGGTCGCCGCCCCCGGTCGCGGGCTGGGGTTGGTGACCGGGTTTCTTGACGAAGCCCCGGGACTGGATTGCTACGTCGCCAATGACATGTCCGCGAATCATTTGTGGTCCGCATCCAGCAGCAACTCCAAAAAGCTACTGAGAGAACAAGGCACCATTCGCGGCTTGGGGCTGAGCGGAATTTCGAAGGCTCAGGCCTCGATGGGTATCGCGGCGGCGGACCCGGATCACGATGGCGACATCGACTTTTATGTCACTCACTTCACGACCGACTACAACACATTCTACGAACAAGTCGCTCCGGGTAGCTGGGTCGACCGGACCGTGCAAAAAGGCTTGCTCGATCCAACAATGCGCTTGCTTGGGTTCGGAACCCAGTGGGTCGACCTCGGCAACCGAAACTCGCTGCAACTTTTTGTGGCCAACGGACACGTCAACCAAGTCGAACAGTCAGCTGAAGCGTTTCGAATGCCTCCGCAATTATTCGATCAAGACGCTGACGGACGCTGGAACCAGCTTGATGCGGATCAGATGGGTCAGTACTTTCAATCCAGTCATCTCGGCCGAGCAGTCGCGATCGCCGACCTGAACCGTGATCACCGAAACGATCTGGCCGTCTCGCACGTCGACACTCCCAATGCGTTGTTAATCAACGAATCTCCCGATGTTGGCTCGGCGATTCGTTTCTATCTAAAAGCCACTCAATCGCACCGCGACGCGATCGGAGCAAAGGTTTCGTTGACACTCAATGGTCATGAGCACGTTTATCAACTGCTGGCTGGGAACGGATTCATGTGTGCTAACGAGTGCTGCCTTCACGTGGGCTTAGGTGACGAAGCCATCGCAACCAATGTCACGGTGACATGGCCTTCTGGCAAAACGCAGCCCCTTGGAAATCTCGACGCCGATCGCGACTACCTGCTCATTGAAGACCAATCGGCCTTCGAGATTGCAGACCAAGTGGCACACGGTGCCGCCCCGGTAGGGGCCGTCGAAACGGAATGA
- a CDS encoding DUF1501 domain-containing protein, translated as MNPLNDSARLGLLQWQTRRHFLQNCSLGLAGMWLGSQANPVHGDAAQSSDAAPRLAPHFPPKAKRVIFLHMAGGPSQLELFDYKPDLQQLDGKDTPASFLEGKRFAFIQGVPKMLGPQFPFAQHGESGAWVSDRLPHFQSVVDKVCFVKSMHTTQFNHAPAQLLLHTGSQNLGSASFGAWTMYGLGSENQNLPGFVVLVSGGKTPSAGKSVWGSGFLPSVHQGVQCRSKGDPVLYLSNPEGVSRIQRRRALDTLAKLNRETFEQTGDAEVLTRISQYEMAFRMQTSATEAFDLSQETADVHAMYGTKPGEESFANNCLLARRLAERDVRFIQLFHWGWDSHGAGANEAINKGFHDRCREVDQPMTALLKDLDQRGLLEDTLVVWGGEFGRTPMRENRGGREMKLIGRDHNPGAFTMWFAGGGIKPGVSIGHTDDIGYEAVENKVSPHDLHATLQHLLGIDHHKLTYMSQGLPQRLSNVTQPSRIVTDMFA; from the coding sequence ATGAATCCTCTCAACGACTCCGCGCGTCTTGGTTTGTTGCAATGGCAAACGCGGCGCCATTTTTTGCAAAACTGTTCGCTTGGTTTGGCTGGGATGTGGTTGGGCAGTCAAGCCAATCCGGTCCACGGTGATGCCGCGCAATCCAGTGACGCAGCACCGAGGTTGGCACCGCACTTTCCACCCAAAGCCAAACGTGTGATCTTCCTGCACATGGCGGGTGGACCGAGCCAGTTGGAATTGTTTGACTACAAACCCGATTTGCAGCAACTGGATGGGAAAGACACGCCGGCCAGCTTCTTGGAAGGAAAGCGTTTCGCGTTCATTCAGGGCGTGCCCAAAATGCTGGGACCGCAGTTTCCATTCGCCCAGCATGGTGAAAGTGGGGCTTGGGTTTCCGATCGTTTGCCGCACTTCCAATCGGTCGTCGACAAAGTCTGCTTCGTCAAATCGATGCACACGACCCAGTTCAATCACGCACCGGCACAGTTGCTGTTGCACACCGGCAGTCAGAATCTTGGTTCGGCGTCCTTTGGTGCATGGACGATGTATGGCCTCGGCAGTGAGAACCAGAACCTGCCCGGGTTTGTTGTCTTGGTCTCCGGCGGAAAAACACCGTCCGCCGGGAAGAGCGTTTGGGGATCGGGCTTTCTGCCTTCCGTGCATCAAGGTGTCCAGTGCCGCAGCAAAGGCGACCCAGTCTTGTACCTTTCTAACCCGGAAGGCGTCAGTCGCATCCAGCGACGACGTGCTCTGGATACCCTGGCGAAGCTCAATCGAGAAACGTTTGAGCAAACCGGCGACGCCGAGGTTCTGACGCGAATTTCTCAGTATGAAATGGCGTTCCGGATGCAGACCAGTGCGACTGAAGCATTTGATCTGAGTCAGGAAACCGCCGACGTTCATGCAATGTACGGCACCAAACCCGGTGAGGAATCATTCGCGAACAACTGCTTGCTCGCTCGCCGGTTGGCGGAACGCGACGTGCGTTTCATTCAACTTTTCCACTGGGGTTGGGACTCACACGGTGCCGGAGCCAACGAAGCGATCAACAAAGGGTTCCACGATCGTTGCCGTGAAGTCGACCAACCGATGACGGCGCTGCTGAAAGATTTGGATCAACGTGGCCTGTTGGAAGACACGCTGGTTGTCTGGGGCGGTGAGTTTGGACGAACGCCGATGCGAGAGAATCGCGGCGGTCGCGAGATGAAGTTGATTGGTCGCGACCACAATCCCGGCGCTTTCACGATGTGGTTTGCGGGCGGCGGAATCAAACCCGGCGTTTCGATCGGGCACACCGACGACATCGGTTATGAGGCGGTCGAGAACAAGGTTTCGCCTCACGACTTGCACGCGACCCTTCAGCATCTGCTGGGCATCGATCACCACAAGTTGACCTACATGAGCCAGGGCCTGCCGCAACGATTGTCCAACGTGACCCAGCCCTCACGAATCGTGACGGACATGTTCGCGTGA
- a CDS encoding PSD1 and planctomycete cytochrome C domain-containing protein produces MPKLSTSFPSLVGGNAPVRPVPSAQALASVLHRRRNPAYAAQLILLAILGCLCLISLGAGAAHGAEPATGNDHAVDEQSPVDFNSQIRPILVANCTSCHGGVKQAGDVSFIYPDQVLPPDGWIVEPGDPDASILIERITTDDADIRMPPPDEHPDPLSPKDIELLRRWIAEGAPWQNMWALTPLTPAQSDAVSKPADSKDRDGNKWGTQPLDQIVLANLQAKDRTPSEQAPAEQWLRRASLDLIGLPPSEEKLTEFLGKVDSAKSPSETEAVYAEQVDAMLAKSHFGERWASVWMDLARYADSMGFEKDPHRDMWPYRDWLIQAFNADMPYDEFTIKQLAGDLLEDANAEDWIATAFHRNTQTNTEGGTDDEEFRIAALIDRVNTTWTVWQASTFGCVQCHSHPYDPIEHNEYYASLAMFNDTMDVDLQDEYPTIRVPSDPSQMEQAIGVQRRAEELRHQRNAVGWNVAHTANWQSLTPATFKTTDGKLKQVENQILADGGTFPPGTKYTVELDLEDLQTQLGEQPLSAMKLDILPLSDDPAQWPEQGSVLSELTTEWIDAEGNATPVEWAGVIADAITGSSQPDEVLRGNASGAGEYPKLTGPRQTVFVMRDPSSWESLNEKSIKTLRLTMRQSHSTTGNLATPIRRLEWFATTDEEANQLLESDQWKQLTDSLAQARKEASQVKGPKLPIVFNRPAEAARDTRVFVRGNWMERGEQVDPAIPVAFTEGTSISPADVKNRLELAQWLVSNDNPLTPRVWANRVWAQLFGIGLVETQEDFGSSGLQPTHPQLLDHLALRLRDEHRWHLKPFLRELVLSSTYRQTHHVSEELQQADPRNQWLARGPRTRLTAEMVRDQALSVSGLLTEQIGGPSVMPPQPDGVWQTVYSGASWKTATGPERYRRALYTYWRRTSPYPSFLTFDSPTRDLCAPRRIATNTPLQALVTLNDPVYAECGKALVEQTAKAETQGTSTPIELQIARMFVLVTQSQPTEWELHELKALYDDLDETSGVPQDDGKLNVDQNALAIVASTILNLDKALTK; encoded by the coding sequence ATGCCAAAACTCTCCACCAGCTTTCCGTCGCTAGTCGGCGGGAATGCCCCGGTTCGTCCTGTGCCCAGTGCTCAAGCTCTCGCGTCCGTGCTCCATCGGAGACGCAATCCGGCATACGCCGCTCAGCTCATTCTGTTAGCGATACTCGGTTGCCTCTGTTTGATTTCGCTTGGAGCCGGCGCGGCTCATGGTGCGGAGCCAGCCACCGGGAATGACCATGCAGTCGACGAACAATCACCCGTCGATTTCAATTCGCAGATTCGTCCGATCCTCGTCGCGAATTGCACTTCGTGTCACGGTGGGGTGAAGCAAGCCGGCGACGTTTCGTTCATCTATCCCGATCAAGTGCTGCCGCCGGATGGATGGATTGTCGAACCGGGCGATCCCGATGCGTCGATTCTGATCGAACGCATTACGACCGACGACGCCGACATTCGCATGCCACCGCCGGACGAGCATCCTGATCCGTTGTCGCCGAAAGACATCGAGTTACTGCGTCGCTGGATTGCGGAAGGAGCCCCTTGGCAAAACATGTGGGCACTCACACCTCTGACGCCCGCCCAATCGGATGCTGTTTCCAAACCGGCCGACTCAAAAGACAGAGACGGCAACAAATGGGGAACGCAGCCACTCGATCAAATCGTGCTGGCAAACTTGCAAGCCAAAGATCGAACGCCCAGCGAACAAGCACCCGCCGAACAATGGCTGCGTCGTGCCTCGTTAGATTTGATTGGCTTGCCACCATCGGAAGAGAAACTCACCGAGTTTCTCGGGAAGGTCGATTCAGCAAAATCACCCAGCGAGACAGAGGCCGTCTACGCAGAGCAAGTCGACGCGATGTTGGCCAAGTCCCATTTCGGCGAACGATGGGCGTCCGTGTGGATGGACCTCGCCCGCTACGCCGACTCGATGGGTTTTGAGAAAGATCCCCACCGCGACATGTGGCCTTACCGAGATTGGTTGATCCAGGCCTTCAACGCGGACATGCCCTACGACGAATTCACGATCAAGCAATTGGCTGGCGATTTGCTCGAAGACGCAAACGCGGAAGACTGGATTGCAACCGCGTTTCATCGCAACACGCAAACCAACACCGAAGGCGGAACCGACGACGAAGAGTTTCGCATCGCCGCGTTGATCGACCGAGTCAACACGACTTGGACGGTGTGGCAGGCAAGCACCTTTGGATGCGTCCAGTGTCACTCGCATCCATACGACCCAATCGAGCACAACGAATACTACGCGTCGTTGGCGATGTTCAATGACACGATGGATGTCGACCTGCAAGACGAGTACCCGACGATTCGCGTCCCCAGTGATCCTTCGCAAATGGAACAGGCGATCGGTGTGCAGCGGCGAGCTGAAGAGCTGCGGCACCAACGCAACGCGGTCGGATGGAATGTCGCTCACACAGCCAACTGGCAGTCGCTGACTCCCGCTACGTTCAAAACCACCGACGGAAAACTGAAGCAAGTCGAAAACCAGATTCTCGCGGATGGTGGCACGTTCCCGCCCGGAACAAAGTACACGGTCGAGCTGGACCTCGAAGACTTGCAAACTCAATTGGGTGAGCAACCGTTGTCGGCGATGAAGCTCGACATTTTGCCGCTCAGCGATGATCCGGCGCAGTGGCCCGAGCAAGGTTCCGTGCTCAGCGAACTCACCACCGAATGGATCGACGCCGAAGGAAACGCCACTCCGGTCGAGTGGGCGGGCGTCATTGCCGATGCGATCACCGGAAGCTCTCAACCGGACGAAGTTCTTCGCGGCAACGCGTCCGGTGCGGGCGAGTATCCGAAACTGACCGGACCGCGGCAAACTGTTTTTGTGATGCGAGATCCAAGTTCCTGGGAATCGCTGAATGAGAAGTCAATCAAAACGCTGCGATTGACCATGCGTCAGTCGCACTCGACGACCGGAAATCTGGCAACACCGATCCGTCGATTGGAATGGTTCGCGACCACGGACGAGGAAGCCAACCAGTTGCTCGAAAGCGACCAATGGAAACAACTCACCGATTCGCTCGCACAAGCCCGCAAGGAAGCGTCGCAGGTCAAAGGCCCCAAGTTGCCGATCGTTTTCAATCGTCCGGCTGAGGCAGCGCGAGACACACGTGTGTTCGTGCGTGGGAACTGGATGGAACGCGGCGAACAGGTCGACCCAGCCATTCCTGTGGCCTTCACCGAGGGAACATCAATCAGTCCGGCTGACGTGAAGAACCGTTTGGAACTGGCTCAATGGTTGGTTTCCAATGACAACCCGCTGACCCCGCGAGTTTGGGCCAACCGAGTGTGGGCTCAGTTGTTTGGAATCGGATTGGTGGAAACACAAGAGGACTTTGGATCCAGCGGTCTGCAGCCGACCCATCCGCAGTTGCTTGATCACCTCGCCTTGCGACTGCGAGACGAACACCGCTGGCACTTGAAACCGTTCTTGCGTGAGTTGGTGTTGTCATCGACTTATCGTCAAACGCATCACGTCAGCGAAGAACTGCAACAGGCTGATCCGCGAAATCAGTGGCTGGCTCGTGGACCGCGAACGCGATTGACGGCTGAAATGGTTCGCGATCAAGCCTTGTCTGTGTCGGGATTGTTGACTGAGCAAATCGGTGGCCCGTCCGTCATGCCGCCTCAACCCGATGGCGTCTGGCAAACCGTTTACAGCGGGGCGTCTTGGAAAACCGCGACCGGTCCCGAGCGTTATCGACGGGCGCTCTACACGTACTGGCGACGGACGAGTCCCTACCCGAGTTTCTTGACCTTCGATTCACCCACGCGAGATCTGTGTGCACCACGGCGAATCGCGACCAACACGCCGCTGCAAGCCTTGGTGACGCTGAACGATCCCGTCTACGCCGAATGCGGGAAGGCTTTGGTCGAACAAACCGCCAAGGCCGAAACCCAGGGCACCAGCACTCCGATCGAATTACAAATCGCTCGCATGTTCGTGCTGGTGACACAAAGCCAACCGACGGAATGGGAACTTCATGAATTGAAGGCACTCTACGACGACTTGGACGAAACCAGTGGCGTCCCACAAGACGACGGCAAACTCAACGTGGACCAGAACGCACTCGCGATTGTAGCCAGCACCATTTTGAACCTCGACAAAGCACTGACCAAATGA
- a CDS encoding BBP7 family outer membrane beta-barrel protein, which yields MSQRLFNFCVFGTLAVMAAPLHAQTNSTRSSQSGSVRNASYIEQNARASWQPVRDLSQKTTSQSTNANRPQSANVRLVDHTSSLPSPPMPPSINPIIEEGPITHSMPLDGQVIYDPMLDGGCDSMPMGSCGCGNHGCDGGCGSLSYGGCDGIGCGGGVCHNGDPMCGEYNDCDAMRPCMTLCFPQDGWFSAEYLLWWQDGMALPPLVSTDVLPSQRFPNDPGRVLYGGQDVLTDNMDGLRLKFGFWLDKCHTWGIGAEGFGIGEETDSYRASGADSQFLGRPFINVANGSVEDQQQVAFPNQLAGTVAVDVDSRLRGWGINLRHLRRSETSCSQGVFCGCPEHTCERFEYLVGFRQVELREGVRITEDLASIPTAPDTTVLQYDIFDDFRTRNQFNGLDLGWMYKRTRGYWTFDALIRLGVGNTRQRVTIDGETSIDGGAAEKGGLLAQNSNIGEYSRDEFSVLPQLDLTLGYQVTEQLRATFGYTFLYWSNVVRPGDHIDRRVDTAQLPNGTTPATPVLADYPAFEFDNTDYWAQGISFGGEYRW from the coding sequence GTGTCGCAACGTCTGTTTAACTTCTGTGTCTTTGGGACGCTTGCCGTGATGGCAGCCCCACTGCATGCACAAACCAATTCAACTCGGTCGAGCCAATCGGGCTCGGTTCGCAACGCGAGCTATATAGAGCAGAACGCTCGAGCATCGTGGCAGCCAGTCCGAGACCTTTCGCAAAAAACGACCTCGCAATCGACCAACGCGAATCGCCCGCAGTCGGCGAATGTTCGCTTGGTAGACCACACGTCATCCTTGCCTTCTCCGCCCATGCCTCCTTCGATCAACCCGATCATTGAAGAAGGCCCAATCACTCATTCGATGCCACTGGACGGCCAGGTCATCTACGACCCGATGCTGGACGGCGGTTGCGACTCCATGCCAATGGGCAGCTGCGGATGCGGCAACCATGGGTGCGATGGCGGTTGCGGTTCGCTCAGCTACGGCGGATGCGACGGCATCGGTTGCGGTGGCGGCGTTTGTCACAACGGCGACCCGATGTGCGGCGAATACAACGATTGCGACGCGATGCGACCATGCATGACGCTTTGCTTCCCTCAGGACGGTTGGTTCTCGGCTGAGTACCTGTTGTGGTGGCAAGATGGCATGGCATTGCCACCGTTGGTGTCCACCGATGTGCTGCCATCGCAACGTTTCCCGAATGATCCGGGTCGTGTTCTGTACGGCGGCCAAGATGTCTTGACCGACAACATGGACGGACTGCGTCTGAAGTTCGGATTCTGGTTGGACAAGTGCCACACCTGGGGCATTGGAGCGGAAGGTTTCGGAATCGGGGAAGAAACCGACAGCTATCGTGCCAGTGGTGCTGACTCGCAATTCTTGGGTCGCCCATTCATCAACGTTGCCAACGGCAGTGTCGAAGACCAACAACAAGTTGCCTTCCCCAATCAACTCGCGGGAACCGTGGCCGTTGATGTCGACAGTCGCTTGCGAGGCTGGGGAATCAACCTGCGTCACCTACGCCGCAGCGAAACCAGCTGCAGCCAAGGCGTCTTCTGCGGTTGCCCAGAACACACCTGCGAACGATTTGAATACCTGGTCGGATTCCGCCAAGTCGAACTGCGTGAAGGCGTTCGAATCACGGAAGACCTCGCCAGCATCCCAACCGCTCCTGACACCACCGTGTTGCAGTACGACATCTTCGATGACTTCCGCACTCGCAACCAATTCAACGGCTTGGACTTGGGTTGGATGTACAAACGAACCCGAGGCTACTGGACGTTCGACGCTTTGATTCGATTGGGCGTTGGCAACACTCGTCAACGAGTCACGATCGACGGTGAAACATCCATCGATGGTGGAGCGGCTGAAAAAGGCGGCTTGCTTGCTCAGAACTCCAACATCGGCGAATACAGCCGCGACGAGTTCTCAGTTCTGCCACAGCTCGACCTGACGCTGGGTTACCAAGTCACCGAACAACTGCGAGCCACCTTCGGATACACGTTCCTTTACTGGTCCAACGTGGTGCGACCTGGCGATCACATCGACCGCCGCGTCGACACGGCTCAATTGCCCAATGGCACGACGCCAGCAACGCCAGTTCTGGCTGATTACCCCGCCTTCGAATTCGACAACACCGACTACTGGGCCCAAGGCATCAGCTTCGGTGGCGAGTACCGCTGGTAG